The Methylopila sp. M107 genome contains the following window.
CGAGGTCGCCGTCCACCGTGTAGAACCGCCCGCCGTCGCCGCCGCCCGCCGTGCGGCTGTAGCCCGTCCCGACCGGATCGACGAAGACGAGATCGGTGAAGGCGAGCCAGGTTTCCGCGTTCTCGACCAGCTTCGGCGGATCGGACGGCGTCGCGCCCTGGTTGCCGAACGGCAGCCGCTTCGGCCCGACGCCGCCGAAATGAAGCCACGCCGAGGAGGCGCCGGGGCCGCCGTTGAACAGATAGGTGATGGGCCGCTTGCCGGCGTCGACGCGGTCGAGCATGTAGCTCGTCACCACGATCTCGGCGACCTTTTCGCCCTTGGCTTGGTCGAACAGCGGCACCTGCTCAACCGCGATCTTGTAGGAGAGCGTGTCGTCGGCCGTGACCACCGTTCCCTTGCCCGCGGCGTCGGGCGGGAGCGCGACCGGGTTCGGCCTCCCGCCCCCGCCCTGCCCTGACGGTGGGCTCGTCGAGTCCTGGGCGAGGCCCGCGGCGGGCAAGGCTGCGCAGACGAGAGCTGCGAAGGCGGCTGTGCGGATCGACATGGCCGCCAAGATGGGGCGGCTGAGCAGGGCTGCGAGCGGCATCACGCTAAGATGTTCGGACGACGACGCCTCACGCCTCACGCGTCCAGCGCCCCTCGTCGCCTTGCTTCCAGTAGGTCACCTCATGGCCATGCGCCTTGAGCGCCTTCCACTGCCCTCGGACGGCGTCGAGCGCGTCCTGGTCGTGCCCGTCGAACATGACGAGCGCGCGGGCGTAGTGCGCGAGGTCCGGCGGCGCGGCGCCGTCGACCAGCACGCGCACTGCGGCGCCGTTCGGGTTCTGATCGGACGTCGTCAGCCAGATCGACTCCTGCGCGCCGTCCGGCCCCGCCGCATGCGGCAGGAAGCTCTCGTCGGCATAGGTCCAGAGCGCGTCGTCGAGCGCCGAAACCCGTTCGGGCCCAGAGGCCTGCACCACGACGTTCCACTTCCGCTCGAGGCACTTTTCGAGCAGCGACGGCAGCGCCTTGTCGAGCGGCTGGCGGGTGAGGTGGTAGAACAGGACTTCGGTCATGAAAACAGTCTGCGTCATCCCGGACGCGGCGTCAGCCGCGAGCCGGGATCTTCAACCGAAAGAGAGCCTCATCCCGGAAGCGATCCCGGCTCTCGCGATGCTCGGCCGGGATGACGCTCTGAGGCCTCACCCTTCGTAAGCATCCCGCACGAGCCGGTCGAGCAGGCGCACGCCCCAGCCCGAACCCCAGCTCTTGTTGATCTCGTTCGCCGGGCTCGACATGCCGGTGCCGGCGATGTCGAGATGCGCCCAAGGGGTGCCGTTGACGTGGCGCTTCAGGAACTGCGCGGCGGTGATCGAGCCGCCGTGGCGCCCGCCGGTCTGCTTCATGTCGGCGAACTTCGAATCGATCAGCTTGTCGTATTCGGCGCCGAGCGGCATGCGCCACACGGTCTCGCCGGTCGCCTTGCCGGCCTTGGCGATGTTTTCGGACAGCTCGTCGTCGTTCGAGAACAGGCCGGCATGCGTCGTGCCGAGCGCGACGAGGATCGCGCCGGTCAGCGTCGCGAGGTCGATCATGAACTTCGGCTTGTACTTGTCCTGCACGTACCAGAGCACGTCGGCGAGCACGAGACGCCCCTCCGCGTCGGTGTTGATCACCTCGATGGTCTGGCCGGAGAGGCCCGTGAGGATGTCGCCCGGCCGGTAGGACTTGCCGTCCGGCATGTTCTCGACGCAGCCGATCGCGCCGATGACGTTGGCCTTGGCTTTGCGAGAAGCGAGCGCGTGCATCAGGCCGACCACGCAGGCTGCGCCCGCCATGTCGCCCTTCATGTCCTCCATGCCGGCGCCCGGCTTGATCGAGATGCCGCCGGTGTCGAACACAACGCCCTTGCCGATGAAGGCGACCGGTTGCTCGTCCTTGGACTTCGCGCCGTTCCAGCGCATCACGACGACCTGGCTCTCCTGCTCGGAGCCCTGGCCGACCGCCAGCAGCGCGCCGAAGCCCGCCTTCTTCAGCTCCTTCTCGCCGAGAATCTCGATCTCGACGCCGAGCTTTTCGAGTTCGGCCGCGCGGCGCGCGAACTCCTTCGGGGTCAGGATGTTCGGCGGCTCGTTGACGAGCGTGCGGGCCTCCTCGACGCCCTCGGCGAGGCCGACCTTGAGCTTCCACGCCTTCTTGGCCGCGCCCTCGTCCGTGAGGGCGAGCGTGACCTTCGAGAGCTGGGCCGGGGTCGCGTCGTCCTTCTTCTTGGTCTTGTAGGTCTCGAACACGTAGGAGCGGAGCCGTATGCCGAGCGCGATGTCGGCCGCCTGGTCCGCGCCGAGCGACCCGTCGGCCACGTCGAGCAGCACAGTCGCCTCCTCGGCCGAGATCGGGATCGCGCCGCGGATCTGGCCCCCGAGCTTCACCCAGTCGACCGGCTCCTTGCCGTCGCCGACGCCGACCACGATCAGCCGGTCGACGCCCGGAAGCGCCGGGGCCAGCAGGTCGAGCGAGCCGCCGGCCTTCGCCTTGAAGCGGTCGGCGGCTGCGGCCTTGGCCAGCGTCGCCTGGATCGGGGCGATCCATTCGGCTGCGTGGGCGCCGAACGACAGGTCGGGACCCGCGAGCGCGACGACGACGCCTTCGGCCTTCTCGCCGAGCTTCTGGAAGGAGATCTTGATCGGCTCGTCGGTCGCGGTGGCGAGGGTCGGGGTCGGGGTTTTCGACATTGTGAGACTGGCCTTCGAGAATTGCGCGCGGGGTTCGTCCGGGCCGAACGGGCGCGGCGGACGAGGCGCTGGAACTTCACGTCTTTCCTGCGCCGGGCAGGCGAACTGGGTGTTTCCTCTATACGACACGCGCGCGCCCTTCCAGCGCCCCGCGCGTCGAACGCCGCGGGATCGCTTGCGCAGGAGCGCGCCTATCGATCAATTGGCGCGGTCGAAGCAGGGAGCGACGGACACGACGACGTCCGGGCCCCTCGAGGTTGTTGACCGCATGTTGCGTAACGGACGGCCCGCGGAGACGAATCGGGAGACAGGCGCGTTCGCCGGCCGGGGCCGGTCGCCCTCGGTCATAACCCGTAAACCTGGCTCAGCCATGCTCACGCCCTCGCGCAACGGCCGTTCAGGCCCGCGCCGGGCCTTGTGTGTCGTGTCTGCGTATCGGCGTACCATTATGAGCCTGCCCTCTGCGCTCCTTGGGGAAGCGCGCCTTTCGGCGCGGCGGGCGCGGCTGTCGCATGTGGCGCAAATCACCCAGATTTCGGACGGCGCGCAGCGGCGCGCGCTTGGCGATGGCGCGTCCAAAGCCTTCGTGCTTTATGGCGTGAACGCTGCCCACGACGGTTCGGGGGCGGCGGGATTTGCGTGTGCGCATCCTCCCGCCGTCTGCGTCGATGGGTCTGACGGCACGAGGGGTTTTTGGCGAAAGCGAGCAGGATGACGCGCGGCCCGCGCCGCGTTCGATCGACCCGACGGCTCGCCGCGATTCTCGCCGCGGCGGGGGCGCTGTCGTTCGGCGCGCCCGCCCCGGCTTTCGCCATCGAGGCCGGACTGCCGTCCGGCGGCGAGCTGCTGCCGCCGAAGCCCAAGGCCAAGAAGTACGGCCGCGCCGCCGAGCCCGGCGCGAAGAAGGGCGGCCTGCTATCCGGCGAGAAGGGTCCGAAGGACCCCAACGCCAAGATGCTGATGGAGGCCAAGGAGCTCGTCTACGACTACGACAAGGAGATCGTGACGGCTGTCGGCACGGTCGACATCTATTACGACGGCCGCGGGCTCCAGGCCGACCGCGTCGCCTACAACCAGAAGACCAACCGGGTCGTCGCCACCGGCCACGTCAAGCTGACCGAGCAGAACGGCAACATCGTCTATGCCGAGAGCCTCGACATCACGGACAACTTCCGTGACGGCGTCGTGCAGTCGCTCCGGATCGAGACCGCGAACGAGACCTATCTCGCGGCCCAGCGCGGCAGCCGCAAGGACGGCCAGCTCTCGGTGTTCGACCGCGCCGTCTACACGGCCTGCCAGCTCTGCCGCGAGAACCCCGACAAGCCGCCTCTGTGGCAGGTGAAGGCCAAGCGCATCATCTGGCGCGAAGACGAAAAGATGGTCTACTACGAGAACGCGACCTTCGAGTTCATGGGCGTGCCGCTCGCCTGGGTCCCGTTCTTCTCAAGTCCCGACCCGACCGTGAAGCGCAAGACCGGCCTGCTCGCGCCGTCGGTCAGCCATGCGAGCGACGTCGGTTATCTAATCGAGACGCCGTATTTCTGGGCGCTGTCGCCGACCTCGGACCTCACGCTGACGCCGGTCGTCTCGACCAAGCAGGGCGTGATGCTGAAGGGCGAATACCGCCAGCAGCTGATGGACGGCGCGCTGTCGATCCGCGCCGCCGGCATCCACCAGCTCGACACCGGCGAGTTCTATTCGAAGGTGCCGTATCTCTACAAGAAGAACGGCGAGCTCGCCGTTCGGCAGCGCCAGGACGTCGGCCTGACGGTGGGCCCCGGCGACAAGAAAGACCGCTGGGTGTTCAGCGCCAAGGGCGACTTTGACATCAACGAGCGCTGGAAGTGGGGCTTCGACATCAACACGGTGTCGGACAAGTGGGTGCGCGGCGACTACAATCTCTGGGGCTCGCCGACCGACGCCACCTCGACGCTCTATCTCGCGGGCCAGGGCGACCGCAGTTGGGCCGAGATCCGCGGATACAAGTTCTACGGCCTGACGCGCTACGACCAGCAGGACCGCCTGCCCTGGGTCGCCCCGGTCGTCGACTACAACTACACGTTCGACAAGCCGGTCCTCGACGGCGAGCTCTCGCTCAACCTGAACGCCACCAACATCTATCGCGAGGGCGTCGATTTCGGGCAGTACCGCACGCGGATCGCGCCGCGCGCCGCGAACGGCCGCCTGCTGCCCCGCCAGGACAACGCGCTCGTCGGCGCCGAGGGGACCTACAACCGCATCTCCGCGGACGGCGAGTGGCGCCGCCGCTTCGTCGACCCGATCGGTCAGGTCTGGACGCCCTTCGCCTTCGTTCGCGGCGACATGATCTACACCGACCCGAGCGGCGACCCGCGCATGGGGCCGTTCCTCGACCACCGGCAGGACGCGCTGTTCCGCGGCATGGCGGGCGTCGGCCTCGAATATCGCTATCCGTTCATCGCGCACACGAGCTTCGGCGACCACCAGATCGAGCCGATCGCCCAGATCATCCTCCGCCCCAACGAGACCAAGGTCGGCCGCCTGCCGAACGAGGACGCCCAGAGCCTGCTGTTCGACGACACCGTGCTGTTCGCCTGGGACAAGTTCTCCGGCTACGACCGGATCGAGGGCGGCAGCCGCGCCAATGTCGGCGGCCAGTACACCTGGACCACCGGCTCCGGCGCGACCTTTGCGGTGCTGGCGGGCCAGTCCTTCCATCTGATGGGCAGGAACTCGTTCGAGGCGATCGACGCCACGCGGACCGCGACCGACACCGGACTCGACAAGGACCGGTCGGACTATGTCGCGGGCGCCTCCTTCGCGCCGAACGCGCATTTCGGCTTCGACGGCCACTTCCGGTTCGACGACGACAGCTACAAGCTGCGCTCAGCCGAAATCGCGGCGCGCGCCCAGTTCGATCGGTGGCAGGCCAACGTGATCTATGGCCGCTACGACCAGCAGCCGCTGCAGGGCTACGACTACATCCGCGAGGGCGTGCTGGCCGGCGGTCGCGTTTATGTGAAGAAGGACATCTACGTCGAGGGCGGCGCCCGCTACAACTTCGACGACAAGGAGTTCGACCGCACGCAGATCGGCTTCGGCCTCGACGACATCCAGCAGTGCCTGTCGCTCGCCTTCAGCTATATCCGCCAGGTCGACACCACGACGGAAACCGCGCGCGTCTCGCAGATCGACCACCGGTTCATGCTGAGGGTGGACTTCCGCACGCTCGGCGGCGCGAGCGTCTCGACGCGGAGCCGTTCGGGCCCGTCCGACGCCGACGGGTTCGGCTCGTCGTCGCCCATGCAGAGTTCGAGCACGCGCTTCTGAGGCGTCGTGAAGCGCAAGCCTCGCTGCGGCGCATGTTGACGCCGGCCGCGTGAAGACTGCAAAACGTGCGAACGCCCAGCACGACGCCGGAACGTCCCCGGTCGCCGACGACGTTGAAGAACAGGTTTGCCATGGTCCCGACGCCGCGTACCCGGCTTCTCGCCCTCGCCTTCGCGCCGCTGTGCCTCGCGGCGCTTGGCGCCGCTCCCGCCGCCGCCCAGTCGATCGCCGTCGTGGTCAACGGCCAGCCGATCCTGACCAGCGAAGTCGCGGCCCGCGCCGCGCTCACCAAGCTGTCGGGCGGCAAGCCCGCCCAGAGCACGCAGGACGAGCTGATCGAGGAAAAGCTCAAGATGATGGAGGCGCAGCGCTACGGCATGCTGCCGCCGGACAGCCAGGTCGAAGCCGCCTTCGCGTCGATCGCGCAGCGCACGAAGCTCACGCCGGAAAACTTCTCGAAGGCGATACAGCAGCGCGGCGTCAATCCGCAGACGCTGAAGGACCGCATCAAGGCCGAGATCGGCTGGGCCCAGCTCATCCGCCGCAAATACGCCGCCCAGCTCGCCCAGAAGAGCGTCGCGATGGCGATGACGACCGGCGGCGGCAGCAACAAGGCGACCCAGTACACGCTTCGCCAGGTGATCTTCGTGGTGCCGAAGGGCGCGAGCGACGCGCAGGCGAACCAGCGCCGCTCCGAGGCGATCGGCGCGCGCGGCCGGTTTCCCGGCTGCGACGGCGCGGTCCAGTTCGGCGCGGCGCTCCGCGACGTCGCCGTGAAGGAGCCGGTCATCCGTTCGAGCGCCCAGATCGGCAAGGACCTCGCCGGCTCGCTCGACAAGGTGAAGCTCGGCGGCCTGACCGAACCGCAGCGCGGCGACCAGGGCTGGGAAATGATCGCGGTGTGCGCCCGCAAGGAGATCGCCGACGACGACGCGATGCGGACCAATGCGTTGGAGCAGGTCGGCAGCAAGGAAGCCGAGGCGAAGTCCAAGCAGTATCTCGACCAGATCAAGGCCCGCGCGGTGATCGTGCGCCGCTGACGCGGCGTGTGCGGTCATAAAACGGCGCGTGTTTCGCCGGCGACCGTCACGCCCGGCGTTGGCCTGTGCGCGCGCTTTGTCCGTTTTATTGTCGCAGCGACCGTCGATCTCGGCCGTCATGCCCGCCTTCGCGGGTATCCACGACTTGATCGTAGAGTTTCGCGGCATCAGGAAGTCGTGGATACCCGGCTCCGCCGGGCATGACAGAGAACGTGTCTCGGTATCGCCGCCCCCCCTCCCGAGTTTGCGCCGATGGGCGTTCGCCAGCCATGACGTTTCCGCTACAATCGGCATTGTCAGGCGATAGGCCATGAGCGTCAGCCCGGCCGACTTCCGGCCGATCGCGCTGTCGATGGGCGAGCCGGCCGGCGTCGGCGTCGAGCTTGCGCTCGCGCTCTGGAGCGCGCGCAAGTTGCGGCCCGTCCAGCCGTTCATCGCGCTCGGCGATCCGGCCGTCTTCGCAGCTCGCGCCAGAACGGTCGGGCTCGACGCCGAGATCGTCGAGGCCGAGCCGGAGGCCGCGCTCGCGCTGTTCGGCGACCGCTTCCCGGTCCACCCCGTCGGCGCGGCCTGCCACGCGACGCCCGGCCGCCCCGATCCGCGCGACGCCGGAACCGTCATCGAGGCGATCCGGCGCGGGGTCGAGCAGGTGCATGGCGGCCGCTGCTCCGCGCTCGTGACGCTGCCGATCGCCAAGGCGCCGCTGCTCGAGGCAGGGTTCCAGCATCCCGGCCACACCGAATATCTCGGCGCGCTCGCCGAGACGCTCTGGGGCCGGCCGGTCAGGGCCGTCATGCTGCTCTGGGCGGAGGAGATCGCGGTCGTGCCCGTCACGGTCCACATGCCGCTGAGGGACGCCTGCGCGACGCTCAGCGCGGACGGCATCGTCGAGACCGGGCGGGTCGTGGCGCGGGACCTCGCGCGGCGGTTCCGGATCGAGCATCCGCGCCTTGCGGTGGCGGGCCTCAACCCGCACGCCGGCGAGGACGGAAAGCTCGGCTCAGAGGACGCCGAGATCGTCGCGCCCGCGGTCGAGCGCCTGAAGGCGGAAGGGATCATCGCGACCGGCCCGCACCCGGCCGACACCATGTTCCACGCGAGCGCCCGCGCGCGCTACGACGCGGCGATCGCCATGTATCACGACCAGGCGCTGATCCCGGTGAAGACGCTCGCCTTCGACCGCGCCGTCAACGTCACGCTCGGCCTGCCTTTCGTCCGCACGTCCCCGGACCACGGCACCGCCTTCGACATCGCCGGAACCGGCGCGGGCGATCCGGCGAGCTTGGCTGCGGCGCTCGCCCTCGCGGCGCGACTTGCGAAGGAGCCGGTGATCGCGTGAGCCAGATCGACGACCTGCCCCCCTTGCGCGACGTCATCCGCCGGCACGAACTCGCGCCGAAGAAATCGCTCGGCCAGAACTTCTTGCTCGACCTCAACCTGACCGCCCGCGTCGCTCGGACCGGCGGAAGGCTGGACGGCGTCACCGTGGTCGAGGTCGGCCCCGGCCCCGGAGGCCTCACGCGCGCGCTGCTGGCGGAAGGCGCAAAACGCGTGGTCGCGATCGAGAAGGATTCGCGCGCGATCGCGGCGCTCGGCGAGATCGCGGCGCGTTATCCCGGCCGGCTCGACATCGTCGAGGGCGACGCGCTTGAAACCGACATGGCGGCGCTTGCGGGCGAGGGACCGGCGCAGGTCGTCGCAAACCTGCCCTACAATGTCGGGACGGCGCTGCTGACTGGCTGGGTCGCGACGGAGAAGTGGCCGCCCTGGTGGGACGGGCTGACGCTCATGTTCCAGAAGGAAGTGGCCGAACGAATCGTCGCGAGGCCCGGCGACAGCGCCTATGGCCGGCTCTCTGTGCTGTGCGGATGGCGCTGCGAGGCGAGGATCGCGTTCGACGTCGGACCTCAGGCCTTCACGCCGCCGCCAAAGGTCACGTCGTCGGTAGTGCGGCTG
Protein-coding sequences here:
- the pdxA gene encoding 4-hydroxythreonine-4-phosphate dehydrogenase PdxA, with translation MSVSPADFRPIALSMGEPAGVGVELALALWSARKLRPVQPFIALGDPAVFAARARTVGLDAEIVEAEPEAALALFGDRFPVHPVGAACHATPGRPDPRDAGTVIEAIRRGVEQVHGGRCSALVTLPIAKAPLLEAGFQHPGHTEYLGALAETLWGRPVRAVMLLWAEEIAVVPVTVHMPLRDACATLSADGIVETGRVVARDLARRFRIEHPRLAVAGLNPHAGEDGKLGSEDAEIVAPAVERLKAEGIIATGPHPADTMFHASARARYDAAIAMYHDQALIPVKTLAFDRAVNVTLGLPFVRTSPDHGTAFDIAGTGAGDPASLAAALALAARLAKEPVIA
- a CDS encoding DNA polymerase III subunit chi, whose product is MTEVLFYHLTRQPLDKALPSLLEKCLERKWNVVVQASGPERVSALDDALWTYADESFLPHAAGPDGAQESIWLTTSDQNPNGAAVRVLVDGAAPPDLAHYARALVMFDGHDQDALDAVRGQWKALKAHGHEVTYWKQGDEGRWTREA
- a CDS encoding leucyl aminopeptidase yields the protein MSKTPTPTLATATDEPIKISFQKLGEKAEGVVVALAGPDLSFGAHAAEWIAPIQATLAKAAAADRFKAKAGGSLDLLAPALPGVDRLIVVGVGDGKEPVDWVKLGGQIRGAIPISAEEATVLLDVADGSLGADQAADIALGIRLRSYVFETYKTKKKDDATPAQLSKVTLALTDEGAAKKAWKLKVGLAEGVEEARTLVNEPPNILTPKEFARRAAELEKLGVEIEILGEKELKKAGFGALLAVGQGSEQESQVVVMRWNGAKSKDEQPVAFIGKGVVFDTGGISIKPGAGMEDMKGDMAGAACVVGLMHALASRKAKANVIGAIGCVENMPDGKSYRPGDILTGLSGQTIEVINTDAEGRLVLADVLWYVQDKYKPKFMIDLATLTGAILVALGTTHAGLFSNDDELSENIAKAGKATGETVWRMPLGAEYDKLIDSKFADMKQTGGRHGGSITAAQFLKRHVNGTPWAHLDIAGTGMSSPANEINKSWGSGWGVRLLDRLVRDAYEG
- a CDS encoding LPS-assembly protein LptD encodes the protein MTRGPRRVRSTRRLAAILAAAGALSFGAPAPAFAIEAGLPSGGELLPPKPKAKKYGRAAEPGAKKGGLLSGEKGPKDPNAKMLMEAKELVYDYDKEIVTAVGTVDIYYDGRGLQADRVAYNQKTNRVVATGHVKLTEQNGNIVYAESLDITDNFRDGVVQSLRIETANETYLAAQRGSRKDGQLSVFDRAVYTACQLCRENPDKPPLWQVKAKRIIWREDEKMVYYENATFEFMGVPLAWVPFFSSPDPTVKRKTGLLAPSVSHASDVGYLIETPYFWALSPTSDLTLTPVVSTKQGVMLKGEYRQQLMDGALSIRAAGIHQLDTGEFYSKVPYLYKKNGELAVRQRQDVGLTVGPGDKKDRWVFSAKGDFDINERWKWGFDINTVSDKWVRGDYNLWGSPTDATSTLYLAGQGDRSWAEIRGYKFYGLTRYDQQDRLPWVAPVVDYNYTFDKPVLDGELSLNLNATNIYREGVDFGQYRTRIAPRAANGRLLPRQDNALVGAEGTYNRISADGEWRRRFVDPIGQVWTPFAFVRGDMIYTDPSGDPRMGPFLDHRQDALFRGMAGVGLEYRYPFIAHTSFGDHQIEPIAQIILRPNETKVGRLPNEDAQSLLFDDTVLFAWDKFSGYDRIEGGSRANVGGQYTWTTGSGATFAVLAGQSFHLMGRNSFEAIDATRTATDTGLDKDRSDYVAGASFAPNAHFGFDGHFRFDDDSYKLRSAEIAARAQFDRWQANVIYGRYDQQPLQGYDYIREGVLAGGRVYVKKDIYVEGGARYNFDDKEFDRTQIGFGLDDIQQCLSLAFSYIRQVDTTTETARVSQIDHRFMLRVDFRTLGGASVSTRSRSGPSDADGFGSSSPMQSSSTRF
- the rsmA gene encoding 16S rRNA (adenine(1518)-N(6)/adenine(1519)-N(6))-dimethyltransferase RsmA; translated protein: MSQIDDLPPLRDVIRRHELAPKKSLGQNFLLDLNLTARVARTGGRLDGVTVVEVGPGPGGLTRALLAEGAKRVVAIEKDSRAIAALGEIAARYPGRLDIVEGDALETDMAALAGEGPAQVVANLPYNVGTALLTGWVATEKWPPWWDGLTLMFQKEVAERIVARPGDSAYGRLSVLCGWRCEARIAFDVGPQAFTPPPKVTSSVVRLEPRQNPLDCPVRDLELVTQAAFGQRRKMLRQSLKSLGDAASLLEAAGIEQTRRAEEIPVEGFVALARARAALSA
- a CDS encoding SurA N-terminal domain-containing protein gives rise to the protein MVPTPRTRLLALAFAPLCLAALGAAPAAAQSIAVVVNGQPILTSEVAARAALTKLSGGKPAQSTQDELIEEKLKMMEAQRYGMLPPDSQVEAAFASIAQRTKLTPENFSKAIQQRGVNPQTLKDRIKAEIGWAQLIRRKYAAQLAQKSVAMAMTTGGGSNKATQYTLRQVIFVVPKGASDAQANQRRSEAIGARGRFPGCDGAVQFGAALRDVAVKEPVIRSSAQIGKDLAGSLDKVKLGGLTEPQRGDQGWEMIAVCARKEIADDDAMRTNALEQVGSKEAEAKSKQYLDQIKARAVIVRR